A part of Paenibacillus sp. IHBB 10380 genomic DNA contains:
- the gyrA gene encoding DNA gyrase subunit A gives MAEEINSQIKDRDIGVEMRESFMDYAMSIIVSRALPDVRDGLKPVHRRILYAMSELGMTPDKPFKKSARIVGEVIGKYHPHGDSAVYETMVRMAQDFSLRYMLVDGHGNFGSVDGDMAAAMRYTEARLSKIAMEMLRDINKETIDFTANYDGEEQEPIVLPARYPNLLVNGVSGIAVGMATNIPPHNLGEVIDGVQALIKNPELDSLDLMEYIKGPDFPTSGYILGRQGIRQAYQTGRGSVTMRAKANIEENNNKARIVVYELPYQVNKARLVEKIAELVREKKLDGITDLRDESDRNGMRVVIELRRDVNPNVILNNLYKHTSMQTTFGINMLAIVNNEPKTLSLYDVLYHYLDHQKVVIRRRTEFELRKAEARAHILEGLRIAMDHLDAVIALIRSSQTTDIAREGLISTFDLSIEQAQAILEMRLQRLTGLERDKIENEYQELLKKISEFREILADESLILQIISEELNEIKERFADERRTEITIGEESIHDEDLIPQEEVIITISHTGYIKRLPANTYRSQKRGGRGVMGMDTKDLDFVEHLFVTNSHHYLLFFTDRGKVYRLKAYEIPELSRTARGTAIINLIQIEQGETVNAVIPVQKFDGEDYLFFATRQGVVKKTPLEDYINIRKGGLIAINLRDDDALIGVKLTDGEQEVIMGTAQGMSIRFSEGDVRSMGRSATGVKGIRLSGEDEVIGMDVVDKDLDILIVTSKGYGKRTPVSDYRSQSRGGKGIKTINVTDKNGPVIALKVVKNEEDLMIITTSGTLIRTSMEGISTMGRYTQGVKLINTREDDAVATVCRVDKTEETEDFPEGEEDFNESGLNAGSVGEDIESSETSSSDGDEPSLDVSDETLEEE, from the coding sequence ATGGCGGAAGAAATTAACTCGCAAATTAAGGATCGGGATATTGGCGTTGAGATGCGCGAGTCATTTATGGACTATGCAATGAGTATTATTGTAAGCCGTGCCTTGCCTGATGTAAGGGATGGGTTAAAACCTGTACACAGACGTATTTTATATGCGATGTCAGAACTAGGGATGACCCCAGATAAGCCTTTTAAGAAATCAGCAAGAATTGTCGGCGAAGTTATCGGTAAGTATCATCCACATGGAGATAGTGCCGTGTATGAAACGATGGTTCGGATGGCACAAGACTTCTCGCTTCGCTATATGCTAGTAGACGGTCATGGTAACTTCGGTTCTGTAGATGGCGACATGGCAGCTGCGATGCGTTATACAGAAGCACGGCTATCCAAGATCGCTATGGAGATGCTACGTGATATTAACAAGGAAACCATTGATTTCACAGCTAACTACGATGGAGAAGAACAGGAACCTATCGTATTGCCTGCTCGTTATCCTAACCTTTTGGTTAATGGGGTGTCGGGTATAGCTGTTGGTATGGCTACTAATATTCCTCCACATAATTTAGGTGAAGTGATTGATGGTGTCCAAGCTCTGATTAAGAATCCAGAACTTGATTCACTCGATTTAATGGAATACATTAAAGGCCCCGATTTCCCAACCTCAGGTTATATACTTGGTCGTCAGGGGATACGTCAGGCTTATCAAACAGGTCGTGGTTCTGTAACGATGCGTGCGAAGGCTAATATTGAGGAGAATAACAACAAAGCGCGTATCGTTGTCTATGAACTCCCATATCAGGTGAACAAAGCACGGTTAGTGGAGAAAATCGCTGAGCTTGTTCGTGAGAAGAAATTGGATGGAATTACGGATCTACGAGATGAATCTGACCGCAATGGTATGCGTGTCGTTATTGAACTTCGTCGTGATGTGAACCCTAATGTAATCCTGAACAATCTATACAAACATACCTCGATGCAGACAACGTTTGGTATCAATATGTTGGCCATCGTTAATAATGAACCCAAAACACTAAGTCTATATGACGTACTGTATCACTATCTGGATCACCAAAAGGTTGTAATACGTCGTCGTACTGAATTTGAGCTAAGAAAAGCAGAAGCGCGTGCACATATTCTAGAAGGTTTGCGCATAGCTATGGATCATTTAGATGCAGTTATCGCACTAATTCGTAGTTCACAGACGACTGATATTGCTCGTGAAGGGTTAATCAGTACATTTGATCTAAGTATTGAGCAAGCTCAGGCCATTCTAGAGATGCGTTTGCAACGTCTGACAGGACTAGAACGCGATAAGATCGAGAATGAGTACCAAGAGTTATTGAAGAAAATTAGTGAATTCCGTGAAATTTTAGCTGATGAATCGCTTATATTACAAATTATTAGCGAAGAATTAAATGAAATTAAAGAACGTTTCGCTGATGAACGTCGTACTGAGATTACCATTGGGGAAGAAAGTATTCATGATGAGGATCTCATTCCACAAGAAGAAGTAATCATTACAATTAGTCATACTGGTTACATTAAACGTCTTCCTGCTAACACATATCGTAGTCAAAAGCGTGGTGGGCGTGGAGTTATGGGTATGGATACTAAAGATCTGGATTTTGTAGAGCATCTTTTTGTGACGAATTCACATCATTACTTGTTATTCTTTACGGATAGAGGTAAAGTGTATCGTCTTAAGGCATATGAGATTCCTGAGTTGAGTCGAACAGCACGGGGTACAGCGATTATCAACTTAATTCAAATTGAGCAAGGGGAGACTGTCAATGCAGTTATTCCAGTGCAGAAATTTGATGGTGAAGATTACTTATTCTTTGCTACGCGTCAAGGGGTCGTGAAGAAAACTCCATTAGAGGATTACATCAACATTCGTAAGGGTGGGCTTATCGCCATTAACCTTCGTGATGATGATGCACTAATCGGAGTGAAGCTTACGGATGGAGAGCAAGAAGTCATCATGGGTACTGCTCAGGGCATGTCTATTAGATTCTCAGAAGGTGATGTTCGATCCATGGGGCGTAGTGCAACAGGAGTTAAGGGTATCCGATTGTCTGGTGAAGATGAAGTGATTGGCATGGATGTGGTAGATAAGGACCTAGATATCCTCATCGTTACTTCTAAAGGTTATGGTAAACGTACACCGGTTAGTGACTATCGATCCCAGAGCCGTGGTGGTAAAGGAATCAAAACGATTAATGTAACGGACAAGAATGGTCCAGTCATTGCATTAAAAGTTGTCAAAAATGAAGAAGACTTAATGATTATTACGACAAGTGGTACTTTGATCCGTACGAGCATGGAAGGTATCTCCACGATGGGTCGTTACACGCAAGGCGTTAAATTAATTAATACCCGCGAGGACGATGCCGTTGCTACGGTATGTCGTGTTGATAAAACAGAAGAAACAGAAGATTTTCCTGAAGGAGAAGAGGACTTTAATGAGTCAGGCTTGAATGCTGGTTCAGTTGGAGAGGACATAGAGTCTTCGGAGACGAGCTCTTCCGA